A genomic stretch from Vibrio neptunius includes:
- the ilvG gene encoding acetolactate synthase 2 catalytic subunit yields MTGAELVVAALKQQGIKTVFGYPGGAIMPIYDALYDGGVEHILCRHEQGAAMAAIGMARATQDVAVCMATSGPGATNLVTGLADAFMDSIPMVAITGQVASSHIGTDAFQEMDVIGMSLSCTKHSYLVTEIEDLAPTLAEAFEVAKTGRPGPVIVDIAKDVQLAQAPVSILPPFTPPTNPVPEAAAVSAAQALLSQSTRPVFYVGGGVQLGKATDSVREFLRLNPMPSVSTLKGLGTIERHDPHYLGMLGMHGTKAANLVVQECDLLIAVGARFDDRVTGKLETFAPHARVIHIDIDAAEINKLRHAHAPLRGDINSLLPQLELTQDITPWVKHSESLRSGFKWRYDHPGDLIFAPGLLKQLSDMMPDSSMVSTDVGQHQMWAAQHIQPRDPQNFITSAGLGTMGFGLPAAMGAAVARPDDQSILITGDGSFMMNVQELGTLKRRQIPVKIVLLNNQRLGMVRQWQSLFFDGRHSETILDDNPDFITLARAFDIPGKTITTKEEVEPAIQEMLESETSYLLHVLIDEEENVWPLVPPGASNNDMLENT; encoded by the coding sequence ATGACAGGTGCTGAATTAGTCGTAGCCGCACTAAAACAACAAGGCATAAAAACCGTATTTGGCTACCCAGGCGGGGCCATCATGCCAATTTATGATGCACTGTATGATGGGGGCGTCGAGCACATCCTTTGCCGTCACGAACAAGGTGCAGCCATGGCCGCTATCGGTATGGCGCGTGCAACTCAGGACGTTGCAGTCTGTATGGCAACATCCGGCCCCGGCGCAACCAACCTTGTAACCGGTTTGGCCGATGCGTTTATGGACTCGATCCCAATGGTCGCGATAACAGGTCAGGTAGCCAGTTCTCACATCGGAACAGACGCTTTCCAGGAAATGGATGTGATAGGAATGTCGCTATCCTGCACCAAGCACAGCTACCTAGTGACTGAGATTGAAGATCTGGCACCCACTTTAGCCGAAGCGTTTGAAGTGGCCAAAACAGGCCGACCAGGGCCAGTGATTGTCGATATCGCTAAAGATGTTCAGTTGGCTCAAGCTCCAGTGAGTATTTTACCTCCATTCACTCCACCAACGAATCCCGTCCCTGAAGCAGCAGCCGTTTCTGCCGCTCAGGCGCTTCTTTCACAAAGTACCCGTCCTGTCTTTTATGTTGGTGGTGGTGTTCAACTGGGTAAAGCCACAGACTCCGTTCGCGAATTCTTACGTTTAAACCCAATGCCTTCGGTCAGCACACTAAAAGGTTTAGGTACTATCGAACGTCACGATCCACATTACCTTGGCATGCTAGGTATGCATGGTACTAAAGCCGCTAACTTAGTCGTGCAAGAATGTGATCTGCTGATTGCGGTTGGTGCGCGATTCGATGACCGAGTGACAGGTAAGCTAGAAACGTTCGCCCCTCACGCTCGCGTTATCCATATCGACATTGATGCTGCTGAGATCAACAAGCTGCGTCACGCCCATGCGCCACTGCGTGGTGATATCAATTCCCTTCTTCCTCAACTCGAACTGACTCAAGACATCACGCCATGGGTCAAGCACAGTGAAAGCCTGCGTAGTGGCTTTAAGTGGCGTTACGACCATCCGGGCGATCTCATTTTTGCTCCGGGCTTGCTCAAGCAGTTGTCCGACATGATGCCTGATAGTTCGATGGTCTCAACCGATGTGGGGCAGCATCAGATGTGGGCGGCGCAACATATTCAGCCCCGTGACCCACAGAACTTCATCACATCCGCAGGCTTAGGCACCATGGGCTTTGGCCTTCCTGCCGCTATGGGTGCCGCGGTCGCACGTCCGGATGATCAGTCTATCCTTATTACAGGTGACGGCTCTTTCATGATGAACGTTCAGGAACTGGGCACGCTAAAACGTCGCCAGATTCCGGTCAAAATCGTTCTATTGAACAACCAACGTTTAGGCATGGTACGTCAATGGCAATCGCTGTTCTTTGATGGTCGCCACAGTGAAACGATTCTGGATGACAATCCGGACTTCATCACTTTAGCAAGAGCGTTTGATATTCCTGGTAAAACGATCACAACAAAAGAAGAAGTTGAGCCAGCGATTCAGGAAATGCTGGAGAGTGAAACCTCGTACTTGCTGCACGTTTTGATCGACGAAGAAGAAAACGTGTGGCCACTGGTACCGCCAGGTGCTTCTAACAATGACATGCTGGAGAACACTTAA
- the ilvM gene encoding acetolactate synthase 2 small subunit — MERYLIDIKADDKPVLLERVLRVVRHRGFIVRQVAGTQNHESKIASVEIIVDSDRPISFLTNQIEKLWDVRTVEVTQIASDELPNNNLQQQICA; from the coding sequence ATGGAAAGATATCTAATCGACATAAAAGCAGACGATAAACCTGTGCTGCTGGAGCGTGTTCTTCGTGTTGTTCGCCATCGTGGTTTCATTGTTAGACAAGTTGCAGGTACACAGAATCATGAGAGCAAGATTGCCAGTGTGGAGATCATCGTCGACAGCGATCGTCCGATCTCCTTTCTGACCAATCAGATTGAAAAGCTCTGGGATGTGCGCACAGTTGAGGTAACACAAATCGCTAGTGACGAGCTACCAAATAACAACCTACAACAACAAATTTGTGCATAA
- the ilvE gene encoding branched-chain-amino-acid transaminase, which produces MATTTADYIWFNGKLVPWKEANVHVLTHAMHYGTSVFEGVRCYNTPKGPIIFRHREHAKRLKDSAKIYRFPIPYSVDEIMEATRETLRENKLDSAYIRPLGFVGNVGLGVCPPQGTEMDLIIAAFPWGSYLGEEALEKGVDAMISSWNRAAPNTIPTAAKAGGNYLSSLLVGGEARRHGYDEGIALSVDGYLSEGAGENIFVIKDGLITTPPATSAILPGITRDSIMTIARDKGYEVREANIAREALYLADEVFMTGTAAEVVPVATIDKIDVGSGKRGPITKELQEAYFGLFNGTTKDKWGWLDYVYPADAAK; this is translated from the coding sequence ATGGCTACTACAACAGCGGATTACATTTGGTTTAATGGCAAGCTGGTACCGTGGAAAGAAGCAAATGTTCACGTACTGACTCATGCTATGCACTACGGTACGTCAGTATTTGAAGGTGTGCGCTGCTACAACACTCCTAAAGGGCCAATTATCTTCCGCCATCGTGAGCATGCGAAGCGACTGAAAGATTCAGCCAAAATCTACCGTTTCCCTATCCCTTACTCCGTGGATGAAATCATGGAAGCGACGCGCGAAACACTACGCGAGAACAAACTCGATAGTGCTTATATCCGCCCACTAGGTTTTGTCGGCAATGTTGGCCTCGGGGTGTGTCCCCCGCAGGGCACCGAAATGGACCTTATCATCGCTGCTTTCCCATGGGGATCTTACCTAGGTGAAGAAGCCTTAGAAAAAGGGGTCGATGCGATGATTTCCAGCTGGAACCGCGCGGCGCCAAACACCATTCCAACCGCAGCGAAAGCTGGCGGTAACTACCTTTCTTCATTGCTGGTTGGCGGTGAAGCACGTCGTCATGGCTACGATGAAGGTATTGCATTAAGTGTTGATGGTTATTTGTCTGAAGGCGCAGGTGAGAACATCTTTGTGATTAAAGATGGATTGATCACCACGCCACCAGCAACCAGCGCCATCCTTCCGGGCATCACTCGTGATTCGATCATGACTATTGCTCGTGACAAAGGTTACGAAGTACGCGAAGCAAATATTGCTCGTGAAGCACTCTATCTCGCAGATGAAGTGTTTATGACAGGTACAGCAGCAGAGGTCGTTCCTGTTGCAACCATAGATAAAATTGACGTAGGCAGCGGTAAACGCGGCCCTATCACCAAAGAGCTGCAAGAAGCTTACTTTGGACTATTCAACGGCACCACTAAAGATAAGTGGGGCTGGTTAGATTACGTTTACCCAGCAGACGCGGCAAAATAA
- the ilvD gene encoding dihydroxy-acid dehydratase gives MPKYRSATTTHGRNMAGARALWRATGVKDEDFGKPIIAVVNSFTQFVPGHVHLKDMGQLVAGEIEKAGGIAKEFNTIAVDDGIAMGHGGMLYSLPSRELIADSVEYMVNAHCADAMVCISNCDKITPGMLMASMRLNIPVIFVSGGPMEAGKTKLSDQIIKLDLVDAMIQGADPKVSDEQSEQIERSACPTCGSCSGMFTANSMNCLTEALGLSQPGNGSMLATHADREELFINAGKRIVELTRRYYEQDDESALPRNIATFDAFENAMALDIAMGGSTNTILHLLAAAQEGEIDFDMEDIDRLSRKVPHLCKVAPSTQKYHMEDVHRAGGVMAILGELDRAGLLHNDARTVLGLSMKEQLAQYDIIQTEDEDVLKFFRAGPAGIRTTKAFSQDCRWDRLDDDRADGCIRSIDHAFSQEGGLAVLSGNIALDGCIVKTAGVDESIHKFTGPAVVFESQEDAVEGILGGKVKAGDVVVIRYEGPKGGPGMQEMLYPTTYLKSMGLGKECALLTDGRFSGGTSGLSIGHASPEAANGGAIGLVKQGDMIAIDIPNRSISLEVSEQELAERRAKQDELGWKPVDRQREVSFALKAYASMATSADKGAVRDKSKLED, from the coding sequence ATGCCTAAATACAGATCAGCAACCACCACTCACGGTCGTAACATGGCGGGTGCTCGTGCACTGTGGCGTGCAACTGGCGTAAAAGACGAAGATTTTGGTAAGCCAATCATCGCAGTCGTGAACTCATTCACTCAGTTTGTACCGGGCCACGTTCACCTCAAAGATATGGGCCAACTGGTCGCCGGTGAAATAGAAAAAGCTGGCGGTATCGCCAAAGAATTCAACACCATCGCGGTTGACGACGGTATCGCAATGGGCCACGGCGGCATGCTTTACTCACTGCCATCACGTGAGCTTATCGCTGACTCGGTAGAGTACATGGTGAATGCTCACTGTGCCGATGCCATGGTATGTATCTCCAACTGTGACAAAATCACTCCGGGAATGCTAATGGCGTCAATGCGCCTTAACATTCCTGTGATCTTCGTGTCTGGCGGCCCAATGGAAGCGGGTAAAACCAAGCTTTCTGACCAAATCATCAAGCTAGACTTGGTTGATGCAATGATCCAAGGTGCAGACCCGAAAGTCTCAGACGAGCAAAGTGAACAGATCGAACGCAGCGCGTGTCCGACATGTGGTTCATGTTCAGGTATGTTCACAGCCAACTCTATGAACTGCCTGACTGAAGCGCTTGGTCTTTCTCAGCCAGGTAACGGTTCAATGCTAGCGACACACGCAGACCGCGAAGAGCTATTTATCAATGCAGGTAAACGTATTGTTGAACTGACACGTCGTTACTACGAGCAAGATGACGAATCGGCGCTGCCGCGCAATATCGCCACTTTTGATGCATTCGAAAACGCAATGGCGCTGGATATCGCCATGGGCGGCTCAACTAATACCATTCTTCACCTGCTCGCTGCTGCGCAAGAAGGTGAGATTGACTTCGATATGGAAGATATCGACCGCTTATCTCGCAAAGTACCTCACCTATGTAAAGTGGCGCCATCTACTCAGAAATATCACATGGAAGACGTACACCGCGCGGGTGGTGTTATGGCTATCCTCGGTGAGCTAGACCGCGCAGGTTTGCTTCACAATGATGCGCGCACCGTACTCGGCCTTTCAATGAAAGAGCAGCTAGCACAATACGACATCATCCAAACGGAAGATGAAGATGTATTGAAGTTCTTCCGCGCAGGCCCTGCAGGCATTCGTACTACCAAAGCTTTCTCACAAGATTGTCGTTGGGATCGCCTTGATGATGACCGCGCTGATGGTTGTATCCGTTCAATCGATCACGCGTTCTCTCAAGAAGGTGGCCTAGCTGTCCTATCGGGCAACATCGCCCTTGATGGTTGTATTGTGAAAACGGCTGGCGTTGATGAAAGTATCCATAAATTCACTGGTCCTGCTGTAGTGTTTGAAAGCCAGGAAGACGCCGTTGAAGGCATCTTAGGCGGCAAAGTAAAAGCAGGCGATGTGGTTGTCATCCGCTATGAAGGCCCGAAAGGGGGCCCAGGCATGCAGGAAATGCTTTACCCAACCACTTACCTGAAATCAATGGGGCTTGGTAAAGAGTGTGCATTGCTGACGGATGGCCGCTTCTCTGGCGGTACCTCTGGCCTTTCCATTGGTCACGCTTCACCTGAAGCGGCGAATGGTGGCGCGATTGGTCTGGTGAAACAGGGCGATATGATCGCGATTGATATTCCAAACCGTTCTATTTCTCTAGAAGTCTCAGAGCAGGAACTTGCTGAGCGCCGTGCAAAACAAGACGAACTAGGCTGGAAACCGGTCGATCGTCAACGCGAAGTTTCTTTTGCACTCAAAGCGTACGCAAGTATGGCAACCAGTGCTGACAAAGGGGCGGTACGAGACAAATCTAAGCTAGAGGACTAG
- the ilvA gene encoding threonine ammonia-lyase, biosynthetic — protein MSDSLFSGKAQQTGADYLRHILRAPVYEAATVTPLQEMPRLSERIGNKVQIKREDRQPVHSFKLRGAYNMVASLSEAQKAAGVIAASAGNHAQGMALSGTKLGIKTTIVMPKTTPDIKVEAVRGFGGHVVLHGNNFDEAKAEAERLSEQHGYTFVPPFDHPLVIAGQGTIGMEMLQQNGHLDHIFVPVGGGGLAAGVAVLVKQLMPEIKVIAVEPEDSACLKAALDAGEPVVLDQVSMFADGVAVKRIGEETFRLCQKYLDGHITVSSDEICAAVKDIFEDTRAIAEPSGALALAGLKKYAEQNELKNSNLGTVLSGANTNFHGLRYVSERCELGEKREGLLAVTIPERQGAFFEFCNLIGGRAVTEFNYRYNDDDLANIFVGVRLQGGQEELEHIIHDLREGGYPVVDLSDDEMAKLHIRYMIGGKPSKQLKERLYSFEFPEYPGALLKFLSTLGTHWNISLFNYRNHGADYGRVLCGFELDEADLSRFSAHLRELGYQCKDETNNPSYQFFLS, from the coding sequence ATGTCTGATTCTCTCTTTTCAGGGAAAGCTCAACAGACTGGCGCAGACTATCTGCGCCATATCTTAAGAGCCCCGGTTTATGAAGCCGCAACGGTGACGCCTCTGCAGGAGATGCCACGCCTGAGTGAACGGATTGGCAACAAGGTGCAAATCAAGCGCGAAGATCGCCAGCCTGTACATTCGTTCAAACTACGTGGTGCCTACAATATGGTTGCCAGTTTGTCTGAAGCGCAAAAAGCCGCTGGCGTGATTGCCGCCTCAGCGGGTAATCATGCCCAAGGCATGGCGCTTTCTGGTACTAAGCTTGGTATCAAAACCACAATTGTGATGCCAAAAACCACACCTGACATTAAAGTCGAAGCGGTTCGTGGTTTTGGCGGTCACGTGGTACTGCACGGCAATAACTTTGATGAAGCCAAAGCCGAAGCCGAGCGTTTATCTGAACAGCATGGCTATACGTTTGTGCCTCCTTTTGATCACCCATTAGTGATAGCGGGCCAAGGCACCATTGGTATGGAGATGCTGCAACAGAATGGTCATCTCGATCATATCTTCGTCCCAGTTGGTGGCGGAGGTTTAGCGGCAGGTGTGGCAGTGCTGGTCAAACAGCTGATGCCAGAAATCAAAGTCATTGCCGTTGAGCCTGAAGATTCAGCGTGTCTTAAAGCCGCTTTAGATGCTGGTGAGCCCGTCGTTCTCGATCAGGTCAGCATGTTTGCTGATGGCGTCGCGGTAAAACGCATCGGTGAAGAAACCTTCCGCCTGTGTCAAAAATACCTTGATGGGCACATTACCGTTTCCAGCGATGAGATTTGCGCCGCAGTCAAAGACATCTTTGAAGATACGCGTGCTATCGCAGAGCCTTCTGGCGCATTAGCGTTAGCAGGGTTGAAAAAATACGCCGAGCAAAACGAGCTTAAGAACAGCAACCTAGGTACTGTTCTATCGGGTGCAAACACGAACTTCCACGGTCTGCGCTACGTCTCAGAGCGTTGTGAACTGGGTGAAAAACGTGAAGGCCTGCTGGCAGTCACGATTCCAGAACGCCAAGGCGCTTTCTTTGAGTTCTGTAACCTGATTGGCGGCCGAGCGGTCACTGAGTTCAACTACCGCTACAACGATGACGATCTGGCCAACATTTTTGTTGGTGTCCGTCTACAAGGTGGGCAGGAAGAGCTGGAACACATCATTCACGATTTGCGTGAAGGTGGCTACCCTGTGGTCGACTTGTCAGACGACGAAATGGCAAAACTGCACATTCGTTACATGATAGGTGGTAAGCCATCGAAGCAGCTTAAAGAACGCCTATACAGCTTTGAATTCCCAGAGTACCCAGGTGCATTGCTGAAATTCCTCAGCACATTAGGTACACATTGGAACATCAGTCTGTTCAATTATCGCAACCATGGTGCCGACTATGGTCGAGTACTGTGTGGTTTTGAACTGGATGAAGCCGACTTATCGCGCTTTTCCGCCCATTTGCGAGAGCTGGGCTATCAATGCAAAGACGAAACCAACAATCCGTCATATCAGTTTTTCCTTTCTTAA
- a CDS encoding LysR family transcriptional regulator, with protein MELEDIYRRDLNLLVALRVLIEECSVSKAAHRLNLSQSAMSRVLGRLRDMLGDPLFTRQGQHLIPTEKALEVDKALGEPLESLRQVLSPIQTEPQSFENTFNIATTDYAMQTILPFALPRIYQEAPNVSINFLPLQHDRLADQLTYEGADLAICRPIGPVDPLRSEILGRVGVLCLLSKQHPLANTSLSLKDYLTYPHAMIAISDGVKTLIEQALVDQPKRKMVLRAYHLEAALAIVDTMPLIITVPADLAYLVAERYDLAVKPLPFQFTSFDYSMIWHARCEHSPAQEWLRSVVREECSRLIAKRIADMGLD; from the coding sequence GTGGAATTAGAAGACATCTATCGCCGTGATCTGAATTTGCTGGTGGCGTTGCGGGTTTTAATCGAAGAGTGCAGCGTGAGTAAAGCAGCACATCGGCTTAATCTTAGCCAGTCTGCGATGAGCCGAGTGTTAGGTCGGCTGCGTGATATGCTGGGTGACCCCTTGTTTACACGTCAGGGGCAGCATCTGATTCCAACCGAAAAAGCGCTCGAGGTCGACAAAGCACTGGGAGAGCCGTTGGAGTCGCTGCGTCAGGTGTTGTCTCCGATTCAAACTGAACCGCAAAGCTTTGAGAACACCTTCAATATCGCCACCACTGACTATGCGATGCAGACTATTCTGCCCTTTGCTTTGCCGCGTATTTATCAGGAAGCGCCTAATGTGTCGATTAACTTTCTGCCTCTGCAACATGACCGATTAGCTGATCAGTTGACGTATGAGGGAGCGGATTTAGCCATATGCCGACCCATTGGCCCAGTAGATCCACTACGCAGTGAAATTCTTGGGCGTGTAGGGGTTTTATGCCTCTTATCTAAACAGCACCCGTTGGCCAACACATCACTCAGTTTGAAGGACTACCTTACCTATCCACATGCGATGATCGCCATCAGTGATGGAGTCAAAACGTTAATTGAGCAGGCTCTGGTCGATCAGCCAAAACGAAAAATGGTGCTGCGGGCTTATCATCTGGAAGCGGCATTGGCCATTGTGGATACCATGCCGCTGATTATTACGGTGCCAGCGGATTTAGCTTATCTGGTTGCAGAGCGTTACGACTTGGCGGTTAAACCTTTGCCGTTCCAGTTCACGTCGTTTGATTATTCGATGATCTGGCATGCACGTTGCGAGCACTCACCGGCACAGGAATGGCTGCGATCTGTGGTGAGAGAAGAGTGCAGCCGCTTGATCGCCAAACGTATCGCAGACATGGGATTGGATTAA
- the tusA gene encoding sulfurtransferase TusA, which yields MTINSEQATQTLEAEGLRCPEPVMMVRKTIRNMKEGEILLVKADDPSTTRDIPSFCRFMDHQLIAAQTEELPYQYLIKKGMD from the coding sequence ATGACAATCAATTCAGAACAGGCGACCCAAACTTTAGAGGCAGAAGGACTGCGCTGCCCAGAGCCAGTGATGATGGTCAGGAAGACAATCCGTAACATGAAAGAGGGTGAGATTCTGCTGGTAAAAGCCGATGACCCATCCACCACACGTGACATTCCGAGCTTCTGCCGCTTTATGGATCACCAGCTAATTGCGGCTCAAACTGAAGAACTGCCTTATCAGTATCTGATCAAGAAAGGAATGGATTAG
- a CDS encoding TMEM165/GDT1 family protein, giving the protein MSVLAISITTVALAEIGDKTQLLSLLLASRYRKPIPIIAAIFFATIANHALAAWLGVVVADYLSPEVLKWVVVASFLAMAGWVLIPDKLDDDDEISNRGPFVASFIAFFIAEIGDKTQIATSILGAQFADALTLVIIGTTLGMLAANVPVVLIGKLSADKMPLNLIRKLTALLFIALAVGAAFL; this is encoded by the coding sequence GTGAGCGTTTTAGCTATTTCAATTACCACTGTCGCTTTAGCCGAAATTGGTGACAAAACCCAGCTATTGTCTTTACTGTTGGCCAGTCGTTATCGAAAACCGATACCGATTATCGCCGCAATTTTCTTCGCTACTATTGCCAATCACGCCCTTGCGGCTTGGTTAGGCGTGGTTGTGGCCGACTATTTATCACCAGAAGTGCTTAAGTGGGTCGTGGTGGCAAGTTTTCTCGCTATGGCGGGTTGGGTGCTAATCCCAGATAAGTTGGATGATGACGATGAAATTTCCAACCGAGGACCGTTTGTTGCCAGCTTCATCGCGTTCTTTATCGCTGAAATTGGTGATAAAACTCAGATTGCTACCTCTATCTTAGGGGCTCAGTTTGCCGACGCGCTGACGTTGGTGATTATAGGTACTACGCTGGGTATGCTTGCAGCCAATGTTCCCGTGGTTTTGATTGGTAAATTGTCGGCTGATAAAATGCCGCTCAACCTGATTCGTAAGCTGACCGCTCTGCTATTTATCGCTCTAGCGGTAGGTGCAGCATTCTTGTAG
- the glyQ gene encoding glycine--tRNA ligase subunit alpha, protein MQKYDIKTFQGMILALQDYWAQNGCTIVQPLDMEVGAGTSHPMTCLRALGPEPMSTAYVQPSRRPTDGRYGENPNRLQHYYQFQVALKPSPDNIQELYLGSLEVLGVDPLVHDIRFVEDNWENPTLGAWGLGWEVWLNGMEVTQFTYFQQVGGLECKPVTGEITYGIERLAMYIQEVDSVYDLVWNIAPDGSKVTYGDIFHQNEVEQSTYNFEHADVDFLFTFFDQCEKETKELLELEKPLPLPAYERILKAGHAFNILDARKAISVTERQRYILRIRNLTKSVAEAYYASREALGFPM, encoded by the coding sequence ATGCAAAAATACGATATCAAAACCTTCCAGGGAATGATCCTCGCGCTGCAGGATTATTGGGCTCAAAATGGTTGTACCATTGTTCAACCGCTAGATATGGAAGTGGGTGCGGGTACCTCTCACCCAATGACTTGTCTACGAGCGCTTGGCCCAGAGCCAATGTCTACAGCTTACGTACAACCTTCACGTCGTCCGACCGATGGCCGTTACGGTGAAAACCCTAACCGTCTTCAGCACTACTACCAATTCCAAGTAGCGCTAAAACCATCGCCAGACAATATTCAGGAGCTGTACCTAGGTTCTCTAGAAGTACTTGGTGTCGATCCTCTGGTTCACGACATTCGTTTCGTCGAAGATAACTGGGAGAACCCAACATTAGGCGCATGGGGCCTAGGCTGGGAAGTGTGGCTAAACGGCATGGAAGTGACTCAGTTTACTTACTTCCAGCAGGTTGGTGGCCTTGAGTGTAAACCAGTAACCGGTGAGATCACTTACGGTATCGAACGTCTTGCTATGTACATCCAAGAAGTAGACTCGGTTTACGATCTTGTATGGAACATCGCCCCAGACGGTAGCAAAGTGACTTACGGTGACATTTTCCACCAGAACGAAGTGGAACAGTCTACGTACAACTTCGAGCACGCAGACGTCGATTTCCTATTCACTTTCTTCGACCAATGTGAAAAAGAAACCAAAGAGCTACTTGAGCTTGAGAAGCCACTGCCGCTTCCAGCCTACGAGCGCATTCTTAAAGCAGGTCATGCATTCAACATTCTTGATGCACGTAAAGCTATCTCGGTAACAGAACGCCAACGTTACATCCTTCGTATCCGCAACCTGACTAAATCGGTTGCAGAAGCGTACTACGCATCACGTGAAGCGCTTGGCTTCCCAATGTAA